A DNA window from Rhodococcus sp. Z13 contains the following coding sequences:
- a CDS encoding alpha/beta fold hydrolase, giving the protein MVGVSDTTVSGTPLNTHLFGPTDAPEVLALHGLTGHGRRWRNLAEQHLPDVRVIAPDLRGHGRSPWAPPWTLETHVADLLAVLDAHARGPVTVVGHSFGGALALHLAATAPERVRALVLLDPAIGLPPDRMLEVADLTVRFPDYTDAAEARAEKVHGDWGEVAVELLEEEIVEHLVELESGRVNWRICVPALVASWGELAREPVLPAAGIPTILAQAGKVDPPYTTAGFRAALAERLGDDLTVLRIDCDHMIDQARPAETAELVRRVL; this is encoded by the coding sequence GTGGTCGGCGTGAGCGACACGACCGTGAGCGGCACGCCCCTGAACACCCACCTCTTCGGCCCCACCGACGCTCCCGAGGTGCTGGCCCTGCACGGGCTGACCGGGCACGGCCGGCGCTGGCGGAACCTCGCCGAGCAGCATCTGCCCGACGTCCGCGTGATCGCACCGGACCTGCGCGGGCACGGACGCTCCCCCTGGGCGCCGCCGTGGACGCTCGAGACGCACGTCGCCGACCTGCTCGCCGTGCTCGACGCGCACGCACGCGGTCCCGTGACGGTCGTCGGGCACTCCTTCGGTGGTGCGCTCGCCCTGCACCTGGCAGCGACGGCCCCGGAACGGGTGCGTGCGCTCGTGCTGCTCGATCCGGCCATCGGGCTCCCGCCCGACCGGATGCTCGAGGTCGCCGACCTGACGGTGCGCTTCCCCGACTACACGGACGCCGCGGAGGCCCGCGCCGAGAAGGTCCACGGCGATTGGGGCGAGGTGGCCGTCGAGCTGCTGGAGGAGGAGATCGTCGAGCATCTCGTCGAGCTGGAGTCGGGCCGGGTGAACTGGCGGATCTGCGTGCCGGCGCTGGTTGCGTCGTGGGGTGAGCTGGCCCGCGAGCCCGTGCTGCCCGCGGCGGGGATCCCGACGATCCTGGCGCAGGCGGGCAAGGTCGACCCGCCGTACACCACCGCCGGGTTCCGGGCGGCGCTCGCCGAGCGGCTCGGCGACGACCTGACGGTGCTGCGGATCGACTGCGACCACATGATCGACCAGGCGCGGCCCGCCGAGACCGCCGAGCTCGTCCGCCGGGTGCTGTAG
- a CDS encoding MGMT family protein codes for MAVTTDEQIERVRELVAAVPAGKVVTYGDIAAAAGLSSARTVGWIMRTDSADLPWHRVVPASGRPAAHLARKQLARLELEGVPITGDRIDLARARHRFPD; via the coding sequence ATGGCGGTCACGACCGACGAGCAGATCGAGCGGGTGCGCGAACTCGTCGCGGCGGTGCCCGCCGGGAAGGTCGTCACCTACGGGGACATCGCGGCCGCGGCGGGCCTGTCCAGCGCCCGCACGGTCGGGTGGATCATGCGCACCGACTCCGCCGACCTGCCCTGGCACCGGGTGGTGCCCGCCTCCGGCCGCCCGGCCGCGCATCTCGCCCGGAAACAGCTGGCGCGTCTCGAACTCGAGGGTGTGCCGATCACCGGCGACCGGATCGATCTGGCCCGGGCGCGGCATCGCTTCCCGGACTGA
- a CDS encoding NTP transferase domain-containing protein, producing the protein MSTLTEVEAVIVAGGRASRMGGVDKPALEVGDRTMLGTALAAVEGCARVTVVGPHRDDLDPHIHQVQESPAGTGPVAALAAADPTADLVVTLAADLPFITPGTVVALLEALNSDAHAEAAFAVDTDGRLQFLLAAWRTPALAARLAALGGDVANRPMKVLLPERHVTVPVPETTDCDTPADLHAARRAHPGRIAADPAEARRLLRDALLPVPSRVVPVAEARGATLAAALVAAEALPPVPTSAMDGFAVAGDGPWVLRTEIRYAGDGSALTLRDGEAARIATGAHLPEGATAVVRDEFVHVDGDRVTRLPDAPVRDDARRRGEDWEPGKVLAQAGTPVAPAVASAAASGEVTRLEVRGPLRVHIVVTGDEIRRSGPLRPGQTRDSLGPVLPDLVRWCGAEVSGEGHLRDTADGFDALLSGTRDADAVVIVGATGGGAADQLRGALARAGAHTVVERVRCKPGGSQVAAVLPDGRAVLGLPGNPVAAVATLLVMLPAIVDGRTGRIPPAPLLGPLANAEEVAGDITRLLPARQGTDGRWLCDNAVRTSHLAGLIGRTAVAVVPPRAVDGDLVELIPLPR; encoded by the coding sequence ATGAGCACGCTCACCGAGGTCGAGGCCGTGATCGTCGCGGGTGGCCGCGCGAGCCGCATGGGCGGCGTGGACAAGCCCGCCCTCGAGGTCGGGGACCGCACGATGCTCGGGACCGCGCTCGCCGCCGTGGAGGGGTGCGCGCGTGTCACCGTCGTCGGCCCGCACCGCGACGATCTCGACCCGCACATCCACCAGGTGCAGGAGAGTCCCGCCGGGACCGGGCCGGTCGCCGCGCTCGCCGCCGCCGACCCCACCGCCGATCTGGTGGTCACGCTCGCCGCCGACCTGCCGTTCATCACCCCGGGCACGGTCGTCGCGCTGCTGGAGGCGTTGAACTCGGATGCCCACGCGGAGGCCGCCTTCGCCGTCGACACCGACGGGCGCCTGCAGTTCCTGCTGGCGGCGTGGCGCACGCCCGCGCTGGCGGCGCGTCTCGCGGCGCTCGGGGGCGACGTGGCGAACCGGCCGATGAAGGTGCTGCTGCCCGAACGCCACGTCACCGTCCCCGTGCCGGAGACCACCGACTGCGACACCCCCGCCGACCTGCACGCCGCCCGCCGTGCGCATCCGGGCCGGATCGCCGCCGATCCCGCCGAGGCGCGCCGGTTGCTCCGCGACGCGCTGCTGCCCGTGCCGTCCCGGGTGGTCCCCGTGGCCGAGGCGCGCGGTGCCACCCTCGCCGCCGCGCTGGTGGCGGCCGAGGCGTTGCCGCCGGTGCCGACCTCGGCGATGGACGGGTTCGCGGTGGCCGGTGACGGCCCGTGGGTGCTGCGGACCGAGATCCGCTACGCCGGTGACGGTTCCGCCCTTACCCTGCGCGACGGGGAGGCAGCCCGGATCGCCACGGGCGCACATCTTCCCGAGGGGGCGACCGCTGTCGTCCGCGACGAGTTCGTGCACGTGGACGGCGACCGGGTCACCCGCCTGCCCGACGCTCCGGTCCGGGACGACGCGCGGCGCCGCGGCGAGGACTGGGAACCCGGAAAGGTCCTGGCGCAGGCCGGAACTCCGGTGGCCCCGGCGGTGGCGTCCGCAGCCGCGAGCGGGGAGGTCACCCGGCTGGAGGTCCGCGGTCCGCTGCGGGTGCACATCGTGGTGACCGGCGACGAGATCCGGCGCAGCGGGCCGCTGCGGCCGGGACAGACCCGCGATTCGCTCGGTCCCGTCCTGCCCGATCTCGTCCGCTGGTGCGGCGCCGAGGTCTCCGGCGAGGGCCACCTGCGCGACACGGCGGACGGTTTCGACGCGCTCCTGTCGGGCACCCGCGACGCCGACGCGGTCGTGATCGTCGGCGCGACCGGCGGCGGGGCCGCCGACCAGTTGCGCGGCGCCCTGGCACGGGCCGGGGCGCACACGGTGGTGGAACGGGTCCGGTGCAAGCCGGGCGGATCGCAGGTCGCCGCCGTCCTGCCCGACGGCCGTGCGGTTCTCGGGTTGCCGGGCAATCCGGTGGCGGCGGTGGCCACGCTGCTGGTGATGCTGCCGGCGATCGTCGACGGCCGCACCGGCCGCATCCCGCCCGCTCCCCTGCTCGGCCCGCTCGCGAACGCCGAGGAGGTCGCCGGGGACATCACCCGCCTGTTGCCGGCCCGTCAGGGGACGGACGGAAGGTGGTTGTGCGACAACGCCGTCCGCACCTCCCACCTCGCGGGCCTGATCGGGCGCACCGCCGTCGCGGTGGTGCCGCCGCGGGCCGTGGACGGGGACCTCGTGGAGCTGATCCCCCTGCCCCGCTGA
- a CDS encoding sirohydrochlorin chelatase, translating to MSRVDPSLLLVAHGTRNPRGVDMIAALADAVASRVGPTRVAFVDVLGPSPSEVLRDTTGPTVLVPAFLASGYHVHTDVPREVAAGGNDAVTVTPALGPDPALARMLVYRLRQAGWTRGDAVVLAAAGSSDPRARRDVYVAARMLSAIVRTPVRVGWIATGEPRIAQVVDEVRAEGAHRVFVASYLLADGLFHRRLLDIGADGVAAPIGVAAPVVDLVVRRYRAAAAGLSTPAVVHRGA from the coding sequence GTGAGCCGGGTGGATCCGTCGCTGCTGCTGGTGGCGCACGGAACCCGGAACCCGCGCGGGGTGGACATGATCGCCGCGCTCGCCGACGCCGTCGCGAGCCGGGTCGGACCCACCCGCGTCGCCTTCGTCGACGTGCTCGGACCGTCGCCCTCGGAGGTCCTGCGCGACACCACCGGCCCGACCGTGCTGGTGCCCGCCTTCCTCGCCTCCGGCTACCACGTGCACACCGATGTGCCGCGTGAGGTGGCCGCCGGCGGCAACGACGCGGTGACCGTCACCCCGGCGCTCGGACCCGATCCGGCGCTGGCCCGGATGCTGGTCTACCGCTTGCGGCAGGCGGGCTGGACCCGCGGCGACGCGGTGGTGCTCGCCGCGGCCGGCTCCTCCGATCCCCGCGCGCGGCGGGACGTGTACGTCGCCGCACGGATGCTCTCGGCGATCGTGCGCACTCCCGTGCGGGTCGGCTGGATCGCGACCGGGGAACCCCGTATCGCGCAGGTGGTGGACGAGGTGCGCGCCGAGGGCGCCCACCGCGTGTTCGTCGCGTCGTACCTGCTGGCGGACGGACTGTTCCACCGCCGGCTCCTCGACATCGGCGCGGACGGCGTCGCCGCACCGATCGGTGTGGCCGCGCCCGTCGTCGATCTCGTTGTGCGGCGGTACCGTGCCGCGGCCGCGGGGCTCTCGACGCCCGCCGTGGTGCACCGGGGCGCCTGA
- a CDS encoding uroporphyrinogen-III synthase → MTEDSAPLRGFTVGVTASRRADEFATLLTRRGAEVVHAPAIRIIPLSDDTELERVTREIVARPPDVTVATTGIGFRGWMGAAEGWGLVDDLIGALNSGRIVARGPKVTGAIRAAELREDWSPSSESSAELLDRLLEEGVEGLRIAVQLHGERTEWEPGTDLCEALRVAGADVVPVPVYRWTPPDDLTALDRMIEQITERGLDAVSFTSAPAVASMLMRAKETGVLEPMLRAMRSGVTAVCVGPVTAAPLVALDVPVTMPGRARLGSLARHIAEELPKHALRIEAGGHVLSPRGRCVIVDGSVKCLPPAGMALMRTLVARSGRVVSREELLAALPGGGDDTHAVETAVARVRSALGAPAIVQTVVKRGYRLAVDPDEVFP, encoded by the coding sequence GTGACCGAGGACAGCGCGCCGCTGCGGGGGTTCACCGTCGGGGTGACGGCCTCGCGCCGCGCCGACGAATTCGCGACCCTGCTCACCCGGCGCGGCGCCGAGGTGGTGCACGCCCCCGCGATCCGGATCATCCCGCTCTCCGACGACACCGAACTCGAACGCGTCACCCGTGAGATCGTCGCTCGGCCCCCGGACGTCACCGTCGCCACCACCGGCATCGGTTTCCGCGGCTGGATGGGCGCGGCCGAGGGCTGGGGTCTGGTCGACGACCTGATCGGGGCCCTGAACTCGGGCCGTATCGTCGCGCGCGGACCGAAGGTCACCGGCGCCATCCGCGCCGCCGAACTGCGCGAGGACTGGTCGCCGTCGTCCGAGTCCTCCGCCGAACTCCTCGACCGGCTGCTCGAGGAGGGCGTCGAAGGCCTGCGCATCGCGGTGCAGCTGCACGGCGAACGCACCGAATGGGAGCCCGGCACCGACCTGTGCGAGGCCCTGCGCGTGGCCGGCGCCGACGTCGTGCCCGTGCCCGTCTACCGGTGGACCCCACCCGACGACCTCACCGCGCTCGACCGGATGATCGAGCAGATCACCGAGCGCGGACTCGACGCCGTGAGCTTCACCAGCGCCCCCGCGGTCGCGTCGATGCTCATGCGCGCCAAGGAGACCGGCGTCCTCGAACCGATGCTGCGGGCCATGCGCTCCGGCGTCACCGCGGTCTGCGTCGGTCCCGTCACCGCGGCGCCGCTCGTCGCCCTCGACGTGCCCGTCACCATGCCCGGCCGGGCCCGTCTCGGTTCGCTGGCGCGGCACATCGCCGAGGAACTGCCCAAGCACGCCCTGCGCATCGAGGCGGGCGGGCATGTGCTCAGCCCCCGCGGCCGGTGCGTGATCGTCGACGGTTCCGTGAAGTGCCTGCCGCCCGCCGGCATGGCGCTCATGCGCACGCTCGTCGCGCGCTCGGGCCGGGTCGTCTCCCGCGAGGAACTCCTCGCCGCCCTGCCCGGCGGTGGCGACGACACCCACGCCGTGGAAACCGCTGTGGCACGGGTTCGTTCGGCGCTCGGTGCCCCCGCGATCGTGCAGACCGTCGTCAAGCGCGGCTACCGTCTCGCCGTGGACCCGGACGAGGTGTTCCCGTGA
- the nirD gene encoding nitrite reductase small subunit NirD, whose translation MTVIETYTVGGTTRESVFDGRLDWTSACPLSHLIPGRGVAVLLRGGQQAALFLLDDGTLRAVGNIDPYGRAAVMSRGIVGDRGGEPTVASPLLKQVFSLEDGRCLDDPSVRLPVYEVRVWAGVVQIHNVALAEGRYGSATGEDS comes from the coding sequence ATGACGGTCATCGAGACGTACACCGTAGGGGGGACGACGCGCGAGAGCGTGTTCGACGGACGGCTGGATTGGACCTCCGCGTGTCCGCTCAGCCACCTCATTCCGGGCCGCGGCGTGGCCGTGCTGCTGCGCGGCGGACAGCAGGCGGCCCTGTTCCTGCTCGACGACGGCACCCTGCGCGCCGTCGGCAACATCGACCCGTACGGCCGCGCCGCCGTGATGTCGCGCGGCATCGTGGGGGACCGCGGCGGTGAGCCCACCGTTGCCTCCCCGCTGCTCAAGCAGGTCTTCTCGCTCGAGGACGGCCGCTGTCTCGACGACCCGTCGGTGCGGCTGCCCGTCTACGAGGTGCGCGTGTGGGCCGGCGTCGTCCAGATCCACAACGTCGCCCTCGCCGAGGGCCGGTACGGCAGTGCGACCGGAGAGGATTCGTGA
- the nirB gene encoding nitrite reductase large subunit NirB: MSRKNVVVVGHGMVGHRFVEALRVRDEQDQWSVTVLGEEADAAYDRVGLSSYVGSWDRKELALAGNDYAADDLVDLRLGTRATALDRSTRTVTTTGGDVVPYDALVFATGSYAFVPPVPGHDLPGCFVYRTLDDLDGIRVAAERTAAVGGIGIVIGGGLLGLEAANALRLLGVTPHVIEFNNRLMPAQIDEAGGRVLDRLVTDLGLVTHTGVGTEKIENGPDGLQVTLSDGTVLDAGLVVFSAGVRPRDELAREAGLELGARGGVLTDRACRSTSDEAIYAVGECAAVEGVCYGLVAPGYSTAEVVADRLVGGTAEFPGADMSTKLKLLGVDVASFGDAHATTPGALEVVLSDAAKGTYAKLVVSDDAKTLLGGILVGDASAYGNLRPLVGRELPGDPAALISPAGEKPGAGSLPDDAEICSCNGVTKGTICGAIAEGACDIAQIKSCTSAGTTCGGCLPSIKQLLTQSGVQMSKALCEHFQQSRAELFQIVQATGIRTFSALIEKYGTGYGCDICKPVVASILASTDSDHILHPKQAGLQDTNDHFLANIQKNGTYSVVPRMPGGECSPEQLIVIGEVARDFGLYVKVTGGQRIDLFGARVEQLPQIWKRLVDAGMESGQAYGKSLRTVKSCVGSTWCRYGVQDSVGMAVDLELRYRGLRSPHKLKMGVSGCARECAEARGKDVGVIATENGWNLYVCGNGGQSPKHAQLLAGGLDDETLVRYIDRFLMFYIRTADRLQRTAPWLDELEGGLEHLKAVVCDDALGIADELEAAMAKHVAGYKDEWAGVLEDPEKLARFVSFVNAPAQPDPTIRFDDSGPRRVPVLVGMPGIGPAPRS; encoded by the coding sequence ATGAGCCGCAAGAACGTCGTCGTCGTCGGACACGGAATGGTCGGACACCGCTTCGTGGAGGCCCTGCGCGTCCGCGACGAACAGGACCAGTGGTCGGTCACCGTCCTCGGTGAGGAGGCCGACGCCGCCTACGACCGGGTGGGACTGTCCTCCTACGTCGGATCCTGGGACCGCAAGGAACTCGCTCTCGCCGGAAACGATTACGCCGCAGACGATCTCGTCGACCTGCGGCTCGGGACCCGGGCGACGGCCCTCGACCGGTCCACCCGCACCGTCACCACCACCGGCGGCGACGTGGTGCCCTACGACGCGCTCGTGTTCGCCACCGGCTCCTACGCCTTCGTCCCGCCGGTGCCCGGACACGACCTGCCCGGCTGCTTCGTCTACCGCACCCTCGACGACCTCGACGGCATCCGCGTCGCCGCCGAGAGGACGGCGGCGGTCGGGGGGATCGGCATCGTCATCGGCGGCGGCCTGCTCGGGCTCGAAGCGGCCAACGCCCTGCGGCTGCTCGGCGTCACCCCGCACGTGATCGAGTTCAACAACCGGCTCATGCCCGCCCAGATCGACGAGGCCGGCGGCCGCGTCCTCGACCGTCTCGTCACCGACCTCGGCCTCGTGACCCACACCGGCGTGGGCACCGAGAAGATCGAGAACGGACCCGACGGCCTGCAGGTCACCCTGTCCGACGGCACCGTTCTCGACGCCGGGCTCGTGGTCTTCTCCGCCGGCGTGCGGCCCCGCGACGAACTCGCCCGTGAGGCCGGTCTCGAGCTCGGCGCCCGCGGCGGTGTGCTCACCGACCGTGCCTGCCGCAGCACCAGCGACGAGGCGATCTACGCCGTCGGCGAATGCGCCGCGGTCGAGGGTGTCTGCTACGGCCTCGTCGCCCCCGGTTACAGCACCGCCGAGGTCGTGGCCGACCGGCTCGTCGGCGGCACCGCCGAGTTCCCCGGCGCCGACATGTCCACCAAGCTCAAGCTGCTCGGCGTCGACGTCGCCAGCTTCGGCGACGCCCACGCCACCACCCCGGGCGCCCTCGAGGTGGTGCTGTCCGACGCCGCCAAGGGCACCTACGCCAAGCTCGTCGTCTCCGACGACGCGAAGACCCTGCTCGGCGGCATCCTCGTCGGCGACGCCTCCGCCTACGGCAACCTGCGACCGCTCGTCGGCCGCGAACTGCCCGGCGACCCGGCCGCCCTCATCTCCCCGGCGGGGGAGAAGCCCGGCGCCGGATCGCTGCCCGACGACGCCGAGATCTGCTCCTGCAACGGCGTGACCAAGGGCACGATCTGCGGGGCCATCGCCGAGGGCGCCTGTGACATCGCCCAGATCAAGTCGTGCACCAGCGCCGGCACCACCTGCGGTGGATGCCTCCCGAGCATCAAGCAGCTGCTCACGCAGTCGGGTGTGCAGATGTCCAAGGCGCTGTGCGAGCACTTCCAGCAGTCGCGCGCCGAGCTGTTCCAGATCGTCCAGGCCACCGGCATCCGCACCTTCTCCGCGCTCATCGAGAAGTACGGCACCGGTTACGGCTGCGACATCTGCAAGCCGGTCGTCGCGTCGATCCTCGCCTCCACCGACTCGGACCACATCCTGCACCCGAAGCAGGCCGGTCTGCAGGACACGAACGACCACTTCCTCGCCAACATCCAGAAAAACGGCACCTACTCGGTGGTGCCGCGCATGCCAGGCGGCGAGTGCTCCCCCGAACAGCTCATCGTCATCGGGGAGGTCGCCCGCGACTTCGGCCTGTACGTGAAGGTCACCGGCGGGCAGCGCATCGACCTGTTCGGGGCCCGCGTCGAGCAGCTCCCGCAGATCTGGAAGCGCCTCGTCGACGCCGGCATGGAATCGGGTCAGGCGTACGGCAAGTCGCTGCGTACCGTCAAGAGCTGCGTCGGCTCCACCTGGTGCCGCTACGGCGTGCAGGACTCGGTCGGCATGGCCGTCGACCTCGAGCTGCGCTACCGCGGCCTGCGCTCGCCGCACAAGCTCAAGATGGGCGTGTCCGGCTGCGCCCGCGAATGCGCCGAGGCCCGCGGCAAGGACGTCGGTGTGATCGCCACCGAGAACGGCTGGAACCTGTACGTCTGCGGCAACGGCGGCCAGTCGCCCAAGCATGCCCAGCTGCTGGCCGGCGGTCTCGACGACGAGACCCTCGTGCGCTACATCGACCGGTTCCTCATGTTCTACATCCGCACCGCCGACCGGCTGCAGCGCACCGCGCCGTGGCTCGACGAACTCGAGGGCGGCCTCGAGCACCTCAAGGCGGTCGTGTGCGACGACGCACTCGGCATCGCCGACGAACTCGAGGCGGCGATGGCCAAGCACGTCGCCGGATACAAGGACGAGTGGGCCGGTGTCCTCGAGGACCCCGAGAAGCTCGCCCGCTTCGTGTCCTTCGTCAACGCCCCCGCGCAGCCCGATCCCACCATCCGGTTCGACGACAGCGGCCCGCGCAGGGTCCCGGTCCTGGTCGGTATGCCCGGTATCGGACCGGCCCCGCGGAGCTGA
- a CDS encoding nitrate/nitrite transporter, producing MATIVEKESLRAKFVRKHYIERWDAEDVEAWEAGGKQVARRNLIWSVIAEHVGFSVWSIWSVMVLFMPTDVYGIDAAGKFFLVAVPTLVGSLLRIPYTVATARFGGRNWTVFSALVLLVPTLGALYLMLNPGHSYTTFMLVAALAGVGGGNFASSMTNINAFYPQRLKGWALGLNAGGGNIGVPAIQLIGLLVIATVGNTEPWIVCSVYLVLCGVAALGAALFMDNLGDQKADLRVMGRALRFRDSWIISFLYIGTFGSFIGFSFAFGQVLQINFLAGGDTPAQAALHAAQIAFIGPLLGSIARPLGGKLADRIGGGRITLYTFVAMTLAAGVLIVAGTLDDAAAGAASGGILVAMVLGFIALFLLSGIGNGSVYKMIPSIFEAKAQDLEGLDRDAKAAWSRSMSGALIGFAGAIGGLGGVGINLVFRASYGGAAQSATAAFWVFAIFYVVCIAVTWAIFLRRPAAPAPDTTPAADAPARTRVDLTV from the coding sequence ATGGCGACTATCGTCGAAAAGGAAAGTCTCCGAGCCAAATTCGTGCGCAAGCACTATATCGAACGCTGGGACGCCGAGGACGTCGAGGCGTGGGAGGCCGGAGGCAAGCAGGTCGCCCGGCGCAACCTGATCTGGTCGGTGATCGCCGAGCACGTCGGTTTCTCGGTGTGGTCGATCTGGTCGGTCATGGTGCTGTTCATGCCCACCGACGTCTACGGCATCGACGCCGCGGGCAAGTTCTTCCTCGTCGCGGTCCCCACGCTCGTCGGATCGCTCCTGCGCATCCCCTACACCGTCGCCACCGCCCGCTTCGGCGGCCGCAACTGGACGGTCTTCAGCGCCCTCGTGCTGCTGGTGCCGACCCTCGGGGCGCTGTACCTGATGCTGAACCCGGGCCACTCCTACACGACCTTCATGCTGGTCGCGGCGCTCGCCGGTGTGGGCGGCGGCAACTTTGCGTCGTCGATGACCAACATCAACGCCTTCTATCCGCAGCGGCTGAAGGGCTGGGCACTCGGCCTCAACGCCGGTGGCGGCAACATCGGTGTGCCGGCCATCCAGCTGATCGGCCTGCTCGTCATCGCCACCGTCGGCAACACCGAACCGTGGATCGTGTGCTCGGTCTACCTGGTGCTCTGCGGCGTCGCCGCCCTCGGTGCGGCCCTGTTCATGGACAACCTCGGCGACCAGAAGGCCGACCTGCGCGTCATGGGACGAGCCCTGAGGTTCCGCGACTCGTGGATCATCTCCTTCCTCTACATCGGCACCTTCGGGTCGTTCATCGGCTTCAGCTTCGCCTTCGGTCAGGTCCTGCAGATCAACTTCCTCGCCGGCGGTGACACCCCCGCCCAGGCCGCCCTGCACGCCGCGCAGATCGCATTCATCGGCCCGCTGCTCGGATCGATCGCCCGCCCGCTCGGCGGCAAGCTCGCCGACCGCATCGGCGGTGGCCGCATCACCCTGTACACCTTCGTCGCCATGACCCTCGCCGCCGGTGTGCTCATCGTCGCCGGCACCCTCGACGACGCCGCGGCCGGTGCTGCGAGCGGCGGCATCCTCGTCGCCATGGTGCTCGGCTTCATCGCCCTGTTCCTGCTGTCCGGCATCGGCAACGGCTCGGTCTACAAGATGATCCCGTCCATCTTCGAGGCCAAGGCCCAGGACCTCGAGGGACTCGACCGCGACGCCAAGGCGGCCTGGTCGCGCAGCATGTCCGGCGCCCTCATCGGCTTCGCCGGCGCCATCGGCGGCCTCGGCGGCGTGGGCATCAACCTCGTCTTCCGCGCCTCCTACGGCGGAGCCGCCCAGTCCGCCACCGCAGCCTTCTGGGTGTTCGCGATCTTCTACGTCGTGTGCATCGCGGTGACCTGGGCGATCTTCCTCCGCCGCCCCGCCGCTCCCGCCCCGGACACCACCCCCGCCGCGGACGCTCCCGCCCGGACCCGCGTCGACCTCACGGTCTGA
- a CDS encoding TIGR02569 family protein has translation MSSLEPPQHVCSTFGLRDVEPVPLGPDWDGGFRCGDVVLSRVADHARAAWSAKVRETLTVDGVRLARPVRSTDGRYVVSGWRADTYIVGTSEPRHDEVVSLSLRLHAATAQLERPRFLMQPPVAPWEDVDVFVAADRAAWETVPLRSARAAGAPETTTPDGRKSLDLINQLATFRKPVHLPDQLVHGDLFGTVLFAGRAAPGLTDITPYWRPAEWAAAVAVVDALSWGGADEGLIARWEDLPEWPQMLLRAVIFRLAVHALHPRSTEEAFPGLAHTADLVRFLL, from the coding sequence GTGAGCTCACTCGAACCCCCGCAGCACGTGTGCTCCACATTCGGTCTCCGCGACGTCGAACCGGTCCCGCTCGGACCCGACTGGGACGGAGGGTTCCGATGTGGGGACGTCGTCCTGTCCCGCGTCGCCGATCACGCCCGCGCGGCCTGGTCCGCCAAGGTGCGGGAGACCCTCACCGTCGACGGGGTGCGACTCGCGCGGCCGGTGAGATCCACGGACGGCCGTTACGTCGTGTCCGGCTGGCGTGCGGACACCTACATCGTCGGCACCTCCGAGCCCCGGCACGACGAGGTCGTGTCGCTGTCGCTGCGGCTGCATGCCGCCACCGCGCAGCTCGAACGGCCCCGTTTCCTCATGCAGCCGCCGGTCGCGCCGTGGGAGGACGTCGATGTCTTCGTCGCCGCCGACCGCGCCGCCTGGGAGACCGTGCCGCTGCGCAGCGCCCGCGCTGCCGGTGCGCCCGAGACGACGACCCCCGACGGCCGCAAGAGCCTCGACCTGATCAACCAGCTCGCGACCTTCCGCAAGCCCGTGCACCTGCCCGACCAGCTGGTGCACGGCGACCTGTTCGGCACGGTGCTGTTCGCCGGCCGTGCCGCCCCGGGGCTGACCGACATCACTCCCTACTGGCGGCCCGCCGAGTGGGCCGCGGCCGTCGCCGTCGTCGACGCACTGTCCTGGGGTGGTGCCGACGAGGGGCTGATCGCACGCTGGGAGGACCTGCCGGAGTGGCCGCAGATGCTGCTGCGCGCGGTCATCTTCCGGCTCGCGGTGCACGCCCTGCACCCGCGGTCCACCGAGGAGGCGTTCCCGGGACTCGCGCACACCGCCGACCTGGTGCGTTTCCTGCTCTGA